The Ensifer adhaerens genome contains a region encoding:
- a CDS encoding D-alanyl-D-alanine carboxypeptidase family protein yields the protein MQSLIRMVASAAVSVSLLLGSASFAAAGQAHFVVNADTGSILEADNADELNFPASLTKMMTIYLAFEALRSGTLQWDQKLTVSEHANSLEPFKLAVGAGRQITVREAVMGMVVLSANDAAVVIGETLAGNETAFGQMMTRKARTLGMTSTVFKNANGLPDPAQVTTARDMATLGLALMRDFPQEFQLFANKTIEFRGMKLRGHNGVMKRYEGVDGIKTGYTDASGYNLVTSAKRGDTRLVAVVMGGKTAQSRDDDMIALLDKFLPPKEDASAASVTEPAASAATTTTN from the coding sequence ATGCAGTCCCTTATCCGTATGGTCGCGTCCGCGGCGGTCTCCGTCAGCCTGCTGCTTGGCAGCGCATCCTTTGCCGCCGCCGGGCAGGCTCATTTTGTCGTCAACGCCGACACCGGCTCGATCCTGGAGGCCGACAATGCCGACGAGCTGAACTTCCCGGCGTCGCTGACGAAGATGATGACGATCTATCTCGCCTTCGAAGCGCTGCGCAGCGGCACCCTGCAATGGGACCAGAAGCTGACGGTTTCCGAGCACGCCAACAGCCTGGAGCCGTTCAAGCTTGCCGTCGGCGCCGGTCGCCAGATCACCGTGCGCGAAGCGGTCATGGGCATGGTCGTGCTTTCGGCCAATGACGCAGCCGTCGTTATCGGTGAGACGCTCGCCGGCAACGAGACCGCCTTTGGCCAGATGATGACCCGCAAGGCGAGGACACTCGGCATGACCAGCACCGTGTTCAAGAACGCCAACGGCCTGCCGGACCCGGCCCAGGTAACCACGGCGCGCGACATGGCGACGCTCGGCCTCGCGCTGATGCGCGACTTTCCGCAGGAATTCCAGCTCTTCGCCAACAAGACGATCGAGTTTCGCGGCATGAAGCTGCGCGGCCACAACGGCGTGATGAAGCGCTACGAAGGCGTCGACGGCATCAAGACCGGCTACACCGACGCCTCCGGCTACAATCTCGTGACCTCGGCCAAGCGCGGCGACACCCGCCTCGTCGCCGTCGTCATGGGTGGCAAGACGGCGCAGTCGCGCGACGACGACATGATCGCGCTGCTCGACAAGTTCCTGCCGCCGAAGGAAGACGCAAGCGCTGCCAGCGTCACTGAACCGGCTGCTTCAGCGGCGACGACCACCACGAACTGA
- a CDS encoding O-antigen ligase family protein, with protein MHPNTATADTSTARQRVPEAFDAGLAELVNGLAALLSGLGLFLIVFTLIPFQGAVTTDPNAANEGNIINQVGYLVLGAVYLFAMLLTVDRRVLARLVSPAWIAIFAIAYLSCLQSYDPAASARGLTLSLVAMIMVAGVLVLPKSEKDFVNAGANAILLLILIDYAALFVAPDRAIHSAFGDEPWHAGFWRGHLLHKNVSAPVFSILCMFGIYCLRAGAPLRGWAITLLAANFVLHTGSKTTIGFLPIAIGLVFAGRAVRSPGLMILAHLAMSVLVFGLTLGTIYSDTLLSITKGLIDDATFTGRDDIWKFASASIAERPWLGQGYASFWLSPVIMGMEANFEASWDVRGIVTGHNSYLDAVLMFGLPGGILMTTLLFVKPLFDYARAYRRPQGRIFADFCVMVVIFMTYNAMLESFFLNRADPMWLLTALAVFGLGLAGRMSMRAEPEASRR; from the coding sequence ATGCACCCGAACACAGCCACGGCAGACACCTCCACCGCGCGCCAGCGCGTGCCGGAGGCGTTCGATGCCGGGCTGGCGGAACTCGTCAATGGCCTTGCCGCGCTGCTTTCGGGCCTTGGTCTGTTCCTCATCGTCTTCACGCTGATCCCGTTTCAGGGCGCGGTGACGACGGATCCGAACGCGGCGAACGAAGGCAACATCATCAACCAGGTCGGCTACCTGGTGCTCGGCGCGGTCTATCTCTTCGCCATGCTGCTCACCGTCGACCGGCGGGTGCTCGCCCGCCTCGTCTCTCCGGCCTGGATCGCGATCTTCGCCATCGCCTACCTCTCCTGCCTGCAGTCCTATGACCCGGCCGCCTCCGCCCGCGGCCTGACGCTGAGCCTCGTCGCCATGATCATGGTGGCGGGCGTGCTGGTGCTGCCGAAGAGCGAGAAGGACTTCGTCAACGCCGGCGCCAATGCGATCCTACTTCTGATCCTGATCGACTACGCCGCTCTCTTCGTGGCACCCGACCGCGCCATCCATTCGGCCTTCGGCGACGAGCCCTGGCATGCCGGTTTCTGGCGCGGCCACCTCCTGCACAAGAACGTCTCGGCGCCGGTCTTTTCCATCCTCTGCATGTTCGGCATTTATTGCCTGCGCGCCGGCGCGCCGCTTCGCGGCTGGGCGATCACGCTGCTGGCGGCCAATTTCGTGCTGCACACGGGATCGAAGACGACGATCGGATTCCTGCCGATCGCGATCGGCCTCGTCTTTGCCGGCCGCGCGGTGCGCAGCCCCGGGCTGATGATCCTTGCCCATCTCGCCATGTCAGTGCTGGTCTTCGGCCTGACGCTCGGTACCATCTATTCCGACACGCTGCTTTCGATCACCAAGGGGCTGATCGACGATGCGACCTTCACGGGCCGCGACGACATCTGGAAATTCGCGAGCGCCAGCATCGCCGAGCGCCCCTGGCTCGGCCAGGGCTATGCGAGTTTCTGGCTGTCGCCCGTGATCATGGGCATGGAGGCGAATTTCGAGGCGAGCTGGGACGTGCGCGGCATCGTCACCGGCCACAACAGCTATCTCGACGCGGTGCTGATGTTCGGCCTGCCCGGCGGCATCCTCATGACCACCCTGCTTTTCGTCAAACCGCTCTTCGACTACGCACGGGCCTATCGCCGACCGCAGGGCCGCATCTTCGCCGATTTCTGCGTCATGGTGGTGATCTTCATGACCTACAACGCCATGCTCGAAAGCTTCTTCCTCAATCGCGCCGATCCGATGTGGCTGCTGACGGCACTTGCCGTCTTCGGCCTTGGGCTCGCCGGCCGCATGAGCATGCGCGCCGAACCGGAAGCCTCCCGTCGCTGA
- a CDS encoding acyltransferase family protein → MQYRPEIDGLRALAVVPVLLFHAGFGLVSGGFAGVDVFFVISGYLITAIIHREISDGNFSIVHFYERRARRLAPALLLVCAVSIPFALMWMLPEELNSFGKSLYSVNLFASNFFFWDQTGYFAPSTALLPLLHTWSLAVEEQFYLVFPLLLLLLHRFSRATLLRVVAALVLLSFAATQVFANLDPAANFYLLPSRFWELGVGALLALVGVEKLDLSKGSRELLSALGLLAIVASYLFVVESAFYPGWTTVPVVLGTALVLAFGRSDTVVGRLLSLKPLVAIGLISYSLYLWHQPVFAFARLRSIEDIPAEGYALLIALCFVLAYLSWRLVEQPFRKPGRFSRRAVFGATLAAGSAAIAFGFTLDGSDGLAARNRELAQLSEPSVGLGKKCDAVADLRCASNPKPEVAVWGDSFARHLVDGIIASKPDVRLVQLAKNNCGPFLNLSPIMPRLGRDWSDDCARYNEEVRRFLLANRSIRYVVLSSQLSQYLKEEKVLVDGRSEVTTETKLLIDGLRATFAWLRSNGFEPVFVAPTPHDGRDTGLCVARARLLGLPDRHCEPVLKTVREYDRDVLNVVADIADEYPVVSFMDYLCDDDSCKIEDKGVALFEDFGHFSKEGSRQMGRAFDFYRAFIEAAKGRPVAERATDAKAFDNAAL, encoded by the coding sequence ATGCAATATAGACCCGAAATCGATGGACTGCGCGCGCTTGCCGTCGTCCCGGTCCTCCTGTTCCATGCCGGTTTCGGCCTTGTCTCTGGCGGCTTTGCCGGCGTCGATGTCTTCTTCGTCATCAGCGGCTACCTCATCACCGCGATCATCCACCGCGAGATCAGCGACGGGAACTTCAGCATCGTGCACTTCTACGAGCGGCGTGCCCGTCGGCTCGCACCGGCGCTGCTCCTGGTCTGCGCCGTCTCTATTCCCTTCGCGCTGATGTGGATGCTGCCGGAGGAGCTCAACAGCTTCGGCAAGAGCCTCTATTCGGTGAACCTGTTCGCCTCGAACTTCTTCTTCTGGGACCAGACCGGCTATTTCGCGCCGAGCACGGCGCTGCTGCCGCTGCTGCACACCTGGTCGCTGGCGGTCGAAGAACAGTTCTATCTGGTCTTCCCGCTGCTGCTTTTGCTGCTTCACCGCTTCTCGCGGGCAACCCTGTTGAGGGTGGTGGCGGCGCTCGTGCTCCTGAGTTTTGCGGCGACCCAGGTCTTTGCGAACCTGGACCCGGCCGCGAATTTCTACCTGCTGCCAAGCCGGTTCTGGGAACTCGGCGTCGGTGCGCTGCTTGCGCTCGTCGGCGTCGAAAAGCTCGATCTTTCGAAAGGCAGCCGCGAGCTTCTGTCAGCCCTCGGTCTGCTGGCGATCGTCGCGAGTTATTTGTTCGTGGTGGAATCGGCCTTCTATCCCGGCTGGACGACCGTGCCGGTGGTGCTGGGCACGGCGCTGGTTCTCGCCTTCGGTCGCAGCGATACCGTCGTCGGCCGGCTGCTGTCGCTGAAGCCGCTGGTCGCGATCGGGCTCATCAGCTACAGCCTCTACCTCTGGCATCAGCCGGTCTTTGCCTTCGCGCGCTTGCGGTCGATCGAGGACATTCCGGCCGAAGGCTACGCGCTCCTGATCGCGCTCTGCTTCGTACTCGCCTATCTCAGTTGGCGTCTCGTCGAGCAGCCCTTTCGCAAGCCGGGCCGCTTCAGCCGTCGCGCGGTGTTTGGCGCCACGCTCGCTGCCGGATCGGCGGCGATCGCATTCGGCTTCACGCTCGACGGTTCGGACGGTCTCGCCGCCCGGAACCGCGAGCTTGCGCAGCTTTCGGAGCCGAGCGTCGGCCTCGGCAAGAAATGCGATGCCGTCGCCGACCTGCGCTGCGCCTCTAACCCGAAACCCGAGGTCGCGGTCTGGGGGGATTCCTTCGCCCGGCACCTCGTCGACGGCATTATCGCGTCGAAGCCGGACGTGCGACTGGTGCAGCTTGCCAAGAATAATTGCGGGCCGTTTTTGAACCTGTCGCCGATCATGCCGCGGCTCGGTCGCGACTGGTCCGACGATTGCGCCCGCTACAACGAAGAGGTCCGCCGTTTCCTGCTTGCCAACCGGTCGATCCGCTACGTCGTTCTGTCCTCGCAGCTCAGCCAGTACCTGAAGGAGGAGAAGGTGCTGGTCGATGGCCGCAGCGAGGTGACGACCGAGACGAAGCTTCTCATCGACGGCCTGCGGGCAACCTTTGCCTGGCTGCGCTCGAACGGCTTCGAACCCGTCTTCGTCGCGCCGACGCCGCATGATGGCCGCGATACCGGGCTCTGCGTTGCAAGAGCGCGTCTGCTCGGCCTGCCGGACCGGCACTGCGAGCCGGTGCTAAAGACCGTTCGCGAATATGACCGCGATGTCCTGAACGTGGTTGCGGATATCGCCGACGAGTATCCCGTCGTCAGCTTCATGGACTATCTCTGCGACGACGACAGCTGCAAGATCGAGGACAAGGGCGTCGCGCTCTTCGAGGACTTCGGGCACTTCTCCAAGGAAGGGTCCCGCCAGATGGGACGCGCCTTCGATTTCTACCGAGCTTTCATCGAGGCGGCGAAGGGCAGGCCCGTGGCTGAGCGGGCGACGGACGCCAAGGCCTTCGACAACGCCGCGCTTTAA
- a CDS encoding aminotransferase class I/II-fold pyridoxal phosphate-dependent enzyme encodes MTTLPDFRLETHFSRWEFSARHHMTASDSQTTSMSDLLALADAEDRAAWDNITLGYTETYGAPALRAAIAATYEGLTAADILCFAGAEEGLYCAMLALLGPADHAIVTVPNYQSMETLPVTIAGAVTGVPLRPENNWRLDIADVRAALKPNTKLICVNFPNNPTGAIADQEAFAALAKLCAERGIHLFSDEVYRGLERDASLRLPQAAELFDRGISLNVMSKAYGLPGLRIGWIACRDHALLERMEKMKHYLSICNSRPSEVLATIALKGRAVILDRNRALVAANLERLGAFFAEFPDLYEWRAPDGGCVGFARYLGADGVESHCRGLVEEAGVLLLPSSLFVSDLLPVATDRFRVGFGRKDIEVGLDAWRRHIRR; translated from the coding sequence ATGACGACCTTGCCCGATTTCCGGCTCGAAACCCATTTCTCCCGCTGGGAGTTCAGCGCCCGCCACCATATGACCGCAAGCGACAGCCAGACGACCAGCATGAGCGATCTTCTGGCGCTTGCCGACGCGGAGGACCGCGCCGCCTGGGACAACATCACGCTCGGCTATACCGAGACCTATGGCGCACCGGCGCTGAGGGCAGCGATCGCTGCGACCTATGAAGGGCTGACGGCTGCCGATATCCTCTGCTTTGCCGGCGCGGAGGAGGGGCTTTATTGCGCCATGCTGGCGCTGCTCGGGCCGGCCGACCACGCGATCGTGACGGTGCCGAACTACCAGTCGATGGAGACCCTGCCGGTGACGATCGCCGGCGCGGTGACCGGCGTGCCGCTTCGCCCCGAAAACAATTGGCGGCTGGATATCGCCGACGTGCGCGCGGCGTTGAAACCCAACACGAAGCTGATCTGTGTGAATTTCCCCAACAATCCGACCGGCGCCATTGCCGACCAGGAAGCCTTCGCGGCGCTCGCCAAGCTCTGCGCGGAGCGCGGCATTCATCTCTTCAGCGACGAGGTCTATCGCGGGCTGGAGCGTGACGCCTCGCTGCGCCTGCCGCAGGCGGCCGAACTTTTTGACCGTGGAATCTCGCTGAATGTCATGTCCAAGGCCTATGGCCTGCCGGGCCTGAGGATCGGCTGGATCGCCTGCCGCGACCATGCGCTTCTCGAACGCATGGAGAAGATGAAGCACTATCTGTCGATCTGCAATTCGCGGCCGTCGGAAGTGCTGGCGACAATCGCGCTCAAGGGGCGTGCCGTTATCCTCGATCGCAACCGGGCGCTCGTTGCCGCCAATCTCGAGAGGCTCGGCGCCTTCTTTGCGGAATTCCCGGATCTCTATGAGTGGCGGGCACCTGACGGGGGCTGCGTCGGCTTTGCCCGCTATCTCGGTGCCGATGGCGTCGAGAGCCATTGCCGGGGGCTGGTGGAGGAGGCTGGCGTGCTGCTCTTGCCGTCGAGCCTCTTTGTATCCGATCTGCTGCCGGTCGCCACCGATCGCTTCCGCGTCGGTTTCGGCCGCAAGGATATCGAGGTCGGGCTCGATGCCTGGCGCCGGCATATTCGGCGATAG
- a CDS encoding cobyric acid synthase, whose amino-acid sequence MTRRIMLQGTGSDVGKSVLVAGLCRLAANQGLKVRPFKPQNMSNNAAVSDDGGEIGRAQWLQALAARVPSSVHMNPVLLKPQSDVGSQIVVQGKVAGQARGREYQALKPKLLGAVMESFEQISAGADLVVVEGAGSPAEINLRPGDIANMGFATRANVPVVLVGDIDRGGVIASLVGTHAILPEEDRRMVTGYLINKFRGDVTLFDDGIAAVNRYTGWPCFGVVPWLKAAARLPAEDSVVLEKLTRGEGRALKVAVPVLSRIANFDDLDPLAAEPEIDLVFVRPGSPIPVDAGLVVIPGSKSTIGDLIDFRAQGWDRDLERHVRRGGRVIGICGGYQMLGRRVTDPLGIEGGERAVEGLGLLEVETEMAPEKTVRNSRAWSLEHDVVLEGYEIHLGKTQGADCGRPSVRIDNRADGALSADGRVMGTYLHGLFTSDAYRGALLKSFGIEGGANNYRQSVDAALDDVANELEAVLDRRWLDELLRH is encoded by the coding sequence ATGACACGCAGGATCATGTTGCAGGGAACCGGCTCGGATGTCGGAAAATCGGTATTGGTGGCGGGGCTCTGCCGGCTTGCCGCCAATCAGGGCCTGAAGGTCCGGCCGTTCAAGCCGCAGAACATGTCGAACAACGCCGCCGTTTCCGACGACGGCGGCGAGATCGGCCGCGCGCAATGGCTGCAGGCGCTGGCCGCGCGCGTGCCGTCGTCGGTGCACATGAACCCGGTGCTCCTGAAGCCGCAGTCGGACGTGGGCAGCCAGATCGTCGTTCAGGGCAAGGTCGCCGGGCAGGCCAGGGGGCGGGAATATCAGGCGCTCAAGCCCAAGCTGCTGGGCGCCGTCATGGAGAGTTTCGAACAAATATCGGCCGGTGCCGATCTCGTGGTGGTCGAAGGCGCCGGCTCGCCGGCCGAAATCAACCTCAGGCCCGGCGACATCGCCAATATGGGCTTTGCGACACGGGCCAATGTGCCGGTCGTGCTGGTCGGCGACATCGACCGCGGGGGGGTGATCGCCTCGCTGGTCGGCACGCATGCGATCCTGCCCGAGGAAGACCGGCGCATGGTGACCGGCTATCTCATCAACAAGTTCCGCGGCGACGTCACGCTGTTCGACGACGGCATTGCTGCCGTCAACCGCTACACCGGCTGGCCCTGCTTCGGCGTCGTGCCGTGGCTGAAGGCGGCGGCACGCCTGCCGGCGGAAGATTCCGTCGTGCTGGAGAAGCTGACGCGCGGCGAGGGGCGGGCGCTGAAGGTTGCCGTCCCGGTACTGTCGCGCATCGCCAATTTCGACGACCTCGATCCGCTCGCCGCCGAACCGGAGATTGATCTCGTCTTCGTGCGGCCTGGCAGTCCCATTCCGGTCGACGCTGGCCTCGTCGTCATTCCCGGGTCGAAATCGACCATCGGCGACCTCATCGATTTCCGTGCGCAAGGGTGGGACCGTGACCTCGAACGTCATGTGCGCCGGGGCGGCCGGGTCATCGGCATCTGCGGCGGCTACCAGATGCTCGGCCGGCGCGTCACCGATCCGCTCGGCATCGAGGGCGGCGAACGTGCGGTCGAGGGCCTCGGGCTGCTCGAGGTCGAGACCGAGATGGCGCCGGAAAAGACGGTGCGCAACAGCCGCGCCTGGTCGCTGGAGCATGATGTGGTGCTCGAAGGCTACGAAATCCATCTTGGCAAGACGCAAGGTGCGGACTGTGGCCGGCCGTCGGTGCGCATCGACAATCGCGCCGACGGCGCCCTTTCGGCCGATGGCCGCGTGATGGGCACCTACCTGCATGGGCTCTTCACCAGCGACGCCTATCGCGGCGCGCTGCTCAAGAGTTTCGGCATCGAAGGCGGCGCCAACAACTACCGCCAATCGGTCGATGCGGCGCTCGACGATGTCGCGAACGAACTGGAGGCTGTGCTCGATCGTCGCTGGCTGGACGAGTTGCTCAGGCACTAG
- a CDS encoding ABC transporter substrate-binding protein, with protein sequence MKKLLASTILAAGLYAMAGSAQAAECGEVSIAEMNWASAGVAAQVDKFILENGYGCTVTLVTGDTMPTFASMNEKAQPDMAPELWVNAVRTPLDAAIKEGRLIEAAKILSEGGVEGWWIPKFLADAHPDIKTVQDALKHPELFPAPEDSSKAAVHNCPSGWNCQVSTANLYRALNAEKDGFLLVDTGSAAGLDGSIANAFEKKTGWLGYYWAPTAILGKYEMTRLSFGVDHDKADWDACTAVPDCPSPKVNSYPVSDVYTVVTKSFADKASVAMDYVKARKWDNGTVNKVLAWMDQNQGTNEDGAKHFLAEFPDMWTQWVSPEVAEKVKAAL encoded by the coding sequence ATGAAGAAACTCCTCGCTTCCACCATTCTCGCCGCTGGCCTCTATGCGATGGCGGGTTCCGCGCAGGCCGCGGAATGCGGTGAAGTCAGCATTGCCGAAATGAACTGGGCTTCTGCCGGCGTCGCCGCCCAGGTGGACAAGTTCATTCTGGAGAACGGCTACGGCTGCACGGTGACGCTGGTCACCGGCGACACCATGCCGACCTTCGCTTCCATGAATGAAAAGGCGCAGCCCGACATGGCGCCGGAACTCTGGGTCAACGCCGTGCGCACGCCGCTCGACGCTGCGATCAAGGAAGGCCGTCTCATCGAAGCCGCCAAGATCCTGAGCGAAGGCGGCGTCGAAGGATGGTGGATCCCGAAATTCCTCGCCGACGCGCACCCGGACATCAAGACGGTGCAGGACGCGCTGAAGCACCCGGAACTCTTCCCGGCACCGGAAGACTCGTCGAAGGCCGCCGTTCACAATTGCCCGTCCGGCTGGAACTGCCAGGTCTCGACCGCCAATCTCTATCGCGCGCTGAACGCGGAGAAGGACGGCTTCCTGCTGGTTGATACCGGCTCGGCTGCCGGCCTCGACGGCTCGATCGCCAACGCGTTCGAAAAGAAGACCGGCTGGCTCGGCTACTACTGGGCACCGACCGCCATCCTCGGCAAATACGAGATGACCCGCCTCTCCTTCGGCGTCGATCACGACAAGGCCGATTGGGACGCCTGCACCGCCGTGCCGGATTGCCCGAGCCCGAAAGTCAATTCCTACCCGGTTTCCGACGTTTACACCGTCGTGACCAAGTCCTTCGCCGACAAGGCGAGCGTCGCCATGGACTACGTCAAGGCGCGCAAGTGGGACAATGGCACCGTCAACAAGGTTCTCGCCTGGATGGACCAGAACCAGGGCACCAACGAGGACGGCGCCAAGCACTTCCTCGCCGAGTTCCCGGATATGTGGACACAGTGGGTGAGCCCGGAAGTGGCCGAAAAGGTCAAGGCAGCGCTCTGA
- a CDS encoding quaternary amine ABC transporter ATP-binding protein — translation MASHAIEVKNLYKIFGPRGVDFVDAVKKGMGKAELNEQHGHVLGLQDINISMPAGSVMVVMGLSGSGKSTLIRHINRLIDPTAGEVLYDGVDVCKMNDNDLREFRRHKTAMVFQKFALLPHRTVLDNTVYGLEIQGVERKESEKRARGWIERVGLKGFENHYPNQLSGGMQQRVGLARALTNDADILLMDEAYSALDPLIRVDMQTVLLDLQKELKKTVVFITHDLDEALRLGDKIAILRDGRVVQQGTGQEIVLSPADDYITAFVKEVNRGRVINVETIMRPISGNAEGVALATGTVLESAARTMTAARVGTAHVVDENGRPIGALDLSTVIAAMVTPVSHEDRAAA, via the coding sequence ATGGCTAGTCACGCGATCGAGGTGAAGAACCTCTACAAGATCTTCGGCCCCCGCGGCGTCGACTTCGTCGATGCAGTCAAGAAAGGCATGGGCAAGGCCGAGCTCAACGAGCAGCACGGCCACGTGCTCGGCCTGCAGGACATCAACATTTCCATGCCCGCCGGCAGCGTCATGGTGGTCATGGGTCTCTCTGGCTCCGGCAAGTCGACGCTGATCCGCCACATCAACCGGCTGATCGACCCGACCGCCGGCGAAGTGCTCTATGACGGCGTCGACGTCTGCAAGATGAACGACAACGATCTGCGCGAATTCCGCCGCCACAAGACGGCGATGGTGTTCCAGAAGTTCGCGCTGCTGCCGCACCGCACCGTGCTCGACAACACGGTCTACGGTCTCGAAATTCAGGGTGTGGAACGCAAGGAGAGCGAGAAGCGCGCCCGCGGCTGGATCGAGCGCGTCGGTCTCAAGGGCTTCGAGAACCACTATCCGAACCAGCTGTCGGGCGGCATGCAGCAGCGCGTCGGTCTCGCCCGCGCGCTGACCAACGATGCCGACATTCTCTTGATGGACGAAGCCTATTCGGCGCTCGACCCGCTGATCCGCGTCGACATGCAGACGGTGCTTCTCGACCTGCAGAAGGAACTGAAGAAGACCGTCGTCTTCATCACCCACGACCTCGACGAGGCGCTGCGCCTCGGCGACAAGATCGCGATCCTGCGCGATGGCCGCGTGGTGCAGCAGGGTACCGGCCAGGAAATCGTGCTGTCGCCGGCCGACGACTACATCACCGCCTTCGTCAAGGAAGTGAACCGCGGCCGGGTGATCAATGTCGAGACCATCATGCGGCCGATCTCCGGCAATGCCGAAGGCGTGGCGCTTGCAACCGGCACGGTACTGGAATCGGCGGCGCGCACGATGACCGCCGCCCGTGTGGGAACCGCCCACGTGGTCGATGAAAACGGCCGCCCGATCGGCGCCCTCGACCTTTCGACGGTCATCGCCGCGATGGTCACGCCGGTCAGCCACGAGGATCGCGCTGCGGCTTGA
- a CDS encoding ABC transporter permease: MASICSVLPALLCKFPAIDESTIRLARKAVDDSFKGFVRSYGNAIDTVVQPLQWFLNYLESLFVGSPWIVILAAMTAIVYFGSRNINVTIGTALSMIAIGLVGLWNDTMVTLAMVTVCTLISILIGIPIGILMARSDRVQSFVNPILDVMQTMPSFVYLIPVVMIFGIGKVPGLIAVVIYAVPPMIRLTNLGIRLVDKEVLEAADAFGSSTWQKLKNVQMPLALPTIMAGINQTIMMSLAMVVVASMIGVGGLGKNVLQAIANQFFTVGFLNGFALVGIAIIFDRTSQAFGKRLQKHSEVIHG; the protein is encoded by the coding sequence ATGGCCTCCATCTGCAGTGTCTTGCCAGCGTTACTCTGCAAGTTCCCTGCCATTGACGAGAGCACGATCCGGCTCGCCCGCAAGGCTGTCGATGATAGCTTCAAGGGCTTCGTGCGATCCTATGGTAACGCCATCGACACGGTGGTCCAGCCGCTTCAATGGTTCCTGAACTACCTCGAAAGCCTGTTCGTCGGCTCCCCCTGGATCGTGATCCTGGCGGCGATGACCGCGATCGTCTATTTCGGCAGCCGCAACATCAACGTCACCATCGGCACCGCGCTGTCGATGATCGCCATCGGTCTTGTCGGGCTTTGGAATGACACCATGGTCACGCTCGCCATGGTCACCGTCTGCACACTGATCTCCATCCTCATCGGCATTCCGATCGGTATCCTGATGGCGCGCTCGGACCGGGTGCAGTCCTTCGTCAATCCGATCCTCGACGTCATGCAGACGATGCCGAGCTTCGTCTACCTGATCCCGGTCGTCATGATCTTCGGCATCGGCAAGGTGCCGGGGCTGATCGCCGTCGTCATCTACGCGGTGCCGCCGATGATCAGGCTCACCAATCTCGGCATCCGCCTCGTCGACAAGGAAGTGCTGGAAGCGGCCGACGCCTTCGGCTCCTCGACCTGGCAGAAGCTGAAGAACGTGCAGATGCCGCTGGCGTTGCCGACCATCATGGCCGGCATCAACCAGACGATCATGATGTCGCTGGCGATGGTCGTCGTCGCATCGATGATCGGCGTCGGCGGCCTCGGCAAGAACGTGCTGCAGGCGATCGCCAACCAGTTCTTCACCGTCGGCTTCCTCAACGGCTTTGCCCTTGTCGGTATCGCCATCATTTTCGACCGTACCAGCCAGGCCTTCGGCAAGCGGCTGCAAAAGCACTCGGAGGTTATCCATGGCTAG
- the bmt gene encoding betaine--homocysteine S-methyltransferase: MTAASNALSALIAEKGVLLADGATGTSLFAMGLEAGEAPELWNETKPENITKLHQDFVDAGADIILTNTFGGTRHRLKLHQADDRVHALNKRAAEIARAVADKASRKVITAGSVGPTGELLIPLGALSYEDAVTAFVEQIEGLKAGGAEVAWIETMSSPDEIRAAAEAAAKVGLPYVYTGSFDTAGKTMMGLHPKDIHGVATEFGDGPVAVGANCGVGASDILSSLLDMTEAAPEATVIVKGNCGIPEFRGSEIHYSGTPPLMAEYVRLAADAGAKIIGGCCGTTCDHLAAMRVALDEHVRRERPTLDLIIEKIGPLRNKTANETAAAPARERRSRRA; encoded by the coding sequence ATGACCGCAGCCTCCAATGCCCTCTCCGCTCTCATCGCCGAAAAAGGCGTTCTTCTCGCCGACGGCGCCACCGGCACATCGCTCTTCGCCATGGGCCTCGAAGCAGGCGAAGCGCCGGAACTCTGGAACGAAACGAAGCCGGAGAACATCACCAAGCTGCACCAGGATTTCGTCGACGCCGGCGCCGACATCATCCTCACCAACACCTTTGGCGGCACCCGTCACCGGCTGAAACTGCACCAGGCCGACGACCGCGTGCATGCGCTGAACAAGCGCGCCGCCGAGATCGCCCGTGCGGTTGCCGACAAGGCATCGCGCAAGGTCATCACCGCCGGCTCCGTCGGCCCGACCGGCGAACTGCTGATCCCCCTTGGCGCACTTTCCTATGAAGATGCAGTTACCGCCTTCGTCGAGCAGATCGAGGGGCTGAAGGCGGGCGGCGCCGAAGTCGCCTGGATCGAGACCATGTCCTCGCCGGACGAGATCCGTGCGGCCGCCGAAGCGGCCGCCAAGGTCGGCCTTCCCTACGTCTATACCGGCTCGTTCGATACCGCCGGCAAGACGATGATGGGGCTGCACCCGAAGGATATCCATGGCGTTGCCACCGAGTTCGGCGACGGCCCGGTCGCCGTTGGCGCCAATTGCGGCGTAGGTGCTTCCGACATTCTCTCCTCGCTGCTCGACATGACGGAGGCAGCACCCGAGGCAACGGTGATCGTCAAGGGCAATTGCGGCATCCCGGAATTCCGCGGCTCGGAGATTCACTATTCCGGCACGCCGCCGCTGATGGCCGAATATGTGCGCCTTGCGGCCGATGCCGGCGCCAAGATCATCGGCGGCTGCTGCGGCACCACCTGCGACCACCTCGCCGCCATGCGCGTCGCACTCGACGAACATGTGCGCCGCGAACGCCCGACGCTCGACCTGATCATCGAAAAGATCGGCCCGCTGCGCAACAAGACCGCCAACGAAACGGCGGCCGCGCCTGCCCGCGAGCGCCGCAGCCGCCGCGCCTGA